One Desulfovibrio fairfieldensis genomic window carries:
- the ftsH gene encoding ATP-dependent zinc metalloprotease FtsH, with protein sequence MNQFSRNLMLWAIIVLAMVMLFNMFQQPQAGLQRVPYTEFLNKVDDGQVLSVTIQGHTLTGKTSDNKSIQTYAPQDSGLVNRLIEKKVEIKAEPPEESPWYMTLLVSWFPMLLLIGVWIFFMRQMQSGGGKAMSFGRSKARMLNQDSTRVTFADVAGVDEAKEELSEVVEFLSNPKKFTRLGGRIPKGVLLVGPPGTGKTLLARAVAGEAGVPFFSISGSDFVEMFVGVGASRVRDLFVQGKKNAPCLIFIDEIDAVGRQRGAGLGGGHDEREQTLNQLLVEMDGFESNEGVILIAATNRPDVLDPALLRPGRFDRQVVVPTPDLRGRRRILEVHTKRTPLDSDVDLEVLARGTPGFSGADLENLVNEAALQAAKLNQDKLDMRDFEFAKDKVLMGRERRSLILSDEEKRITAYHEGGHALAARLLPGSDPVHKVTIIPRGRALGVTMQLPEEDRHGYSRSYLKNNLVVLLGGRVAEELIFDDITTGASNDIERVTRMARKMVCEWGMSEAVGTLSIGETGEEVFIGREWVQNKNFSEDTARLVDAEVKRIVEEAHSRCRKLLQDNEEILHRIARALLDRETITGDELDLLMDNKELPPLDVNGKPLKNSPPDAPKSRDKGGDFVLEPDTEATEAPGDTAEADKKATALPSDGQTRPEEDASTAQTNQPDQAGQAGQEGPADHADRNKQ encoded by the coding sequence TTGAATCAGTTCAGTCGCAACCTGATGCTGTGGGCGATTATCGTCCTGGCGATGGTCATGCTTTTTAATATGTTCCAGCAACCGCAGGCCGGTCTGCAGCGGGTGCCCTACACGGAGTTCCTCAACAAGGTGGACGACGGGCAGGTACTATCCGTGACCATCCAGGGGCACACGCTCACGGGCAAGACCTCGGACAACAAGAGCATCCAGACCTATGCCCCGCAGGATTCGGGCCTGGTCAACCGGCTTATTGAGAAAAAGGTGGAAATCAAGGCCGAGCCGCCGGAAGAGTCCCCCTGGTATATGACCCTTCTGGTTTCCTGGTTCCCCATGCTGTTGCTCATCGGCGTCTGGATTTTCTTCATGCGCCAGATGCAGAGCGGCGGCGGCAAAGCCATGAGTTTCGGCCGTTCCAAGGCGCGTATGCTCAATCAGGACAGCACGCGCGTTACCTTTGCCGACGTGGCGGGCGTGGATGAGGCCAAGGAGGAACTTTCGGAAGTGGTGGAGTTCCTCTCCAATCCCAAAAAGTTCACCCGCCTGGGCGGGCGCATTCCCAAGGGCGTTCTGCTGGTGGGCCCTCCCGGCACGGGTAAAACCCTGCTGGCGCGCGCCGTGGCCGGTGAGGCCGGGGTGCCGTTCTTTTCCATTTCCGGCTCGGACTTTGTGGAAATGTTCGTGGGCGTGGGCGCTTCGCGCGTGCGCGACCTCTTTGTGCAGGGCAAGAAAAATGCGCCCTGCCTGATTTTTATTGACGAAATCGACGCCGTGGGCCGCCAGCGCGGCGCCGGGCTGGGCGGGGGCCATGACGAGCGCGAGCAGACCCTGAACCAGTTGCTGGTGGAAATGGACGGTTTTGAAAGCAATGAGGGCGTCATCCTCATCGCGGCCACCAACCGTCCGGACGTGCTGGACCCGGCCCTGCTGCGGCCCGGCCGTTTCGACCGCCAGGTGGTGGTGCCCACGCCGGATCTGCGCGGCCGCCGTCGCATTCTTGAAGTGCACACCAAGCGCACGCCCCTGGATTCGGACGTGGACCTGGAAGTGCTGGCGCGCGGCACGCCGGGCTTTTCCGGCGCGGATCTGGAAAACCTGGTCAACGAGGCGGCCCTGCAGGCGGCCAAGCTGAACCAGGACAAGCTGGATATGCGCGATTTTGAATTTGCCAAGGACAAGGTGCTCATGGGCCGTGAGCGGCGCAGCCTGATCCTCTCGGACGAGGAGAAGCGGATCACCGCTTACCATGAAGGCGGCCACGCCCTGGCCGCCCGGTTGCTGCCCGGTTCCGACCCGGTGCACAAGGTCACCATTATCCCGCGCGGCCGCGCTTTGGGCGTGACCATGCAGCTGCCCGAGGAAGACCGCCACGGTTATTCCCGCAGCTATCTGAAAAACAACCTGGTGGTCCTGTTGGGCGGCCGCGTGGCCGAGGAACTGATCTTCGACGACATCACCACCGGCGCGTCCAACGACATTGAGCGCGTCACCCGTATGGCCCGCAAGATGGTCTGCGAGTGGGGCATGAGCGAAGCTGTGGGCACGCTGTCCATCGGCGAGACCGGCGAAGAGGTCTTTATCGGCCGCGAATGGGTGCAGAACAAAAACTTCAGCGAAGACACGGCCCGTCTGGTGGACGCCGAGGTCAAGCGCATCGTGGAAGAAGCCCACAGCCGTTGCCGCAAGCTCCTCCAGGATAATGAAGAAATCCTGCACCGCATTGCGCGCGCCCTGCTGGATCGGGAGACAATCACCGGCGACGAGCTGGATCTTCTGATGGACAACAAGGAACTGCCGCCCCTGGACGTCAACGGCAAGCCTCTGAAAAATTCCCCGCCCGACGCTCCGAAAAGCCGGGACAAGGGTGGCGATTTCGTCCTGGAACCGGATACCGAGGCAACGGAGGCTCCCGGCGACACGGCGGAAGCCGACAAAAAAGCTACGGCCTTGCCGTCGGATGGTCAGACGCGCCCGGAAGAAGACGCATCGACCGCCCAGACTAATCAGCCTGATCAGGCAGGGCAGGCGGGGCAGGAAGGTCCTGCCGACCATGCGGATCGGAACAAGCAGTAA